Proteins encoded in a region of the Corynebacterium genitalium ATCC 33030 genome:
- a CDS encoding PH domain-containing protein: MNPVSRKLITARYISQTIWAAVLAGSFGLAQFQLGGVWWWGAAAIGLWYVFQLIMIPLRVRNTGWLETDNELLITKGKITQNFTVVPYGRIQYVDVSTGPFTRPLGLKELALHTASATTDATIPGLPAEEADALRERLAFQARERMSGL; encoded by the coding sequence ATGAATCCGGTGAGCCGCAAGCTCATCACCGCGCGCTATATCTCGCAGACGATCTGGGCTGCGGTCCTAGCTGGCAGCTTCGGCCTTGCCCAGTTTCAGCTTGGCGGCGTGTGGTGGTGGGGTGCTGCCGCCATCGGCCTCTGGTATGTCTTTCAGCTGATCATGATTCCGTTGCGGGTGCGCAATACCGGCTGGTTGGAGACAGACAATGAGCTGCTGATCACCAAAGGCAAGATCACCCAGAATTTCACAGTGGTGCCGTACGGCCGGATCCAGTACGTCGATGTCAGCACCGGCCCATTCACGCGTCCGCTGGGGCTTAAAGAGTTGGCACTGCACACGGCCTCCGCGACAACGGACGCGACCATTCCGGGGCTACCCGCCGAGGAAGCGGATGCGCTGCGTGAGCGGCTTGCGTTCCAAGCTCGTGAACGGATGAGCGGGCTGTGA
- a CDS encoding cytochrome b/b6 domain-containing protein — protein sequence MARGVDKRRRWVWIAAVVALVLLALGVWGARAFLGTETGQEFVEKYPGYAPMPESAPVGIPAWLNWSHFFNMFLMVLIIRTGMQIRTERRPEAYWRPKKGGRKISLTLWFHQVLDILWVVNGLVFGVLLFVTGQWMRIVPTSWGVFPNAVSAGLQYLSLNWPTENGWVHYNGLQQLAYFITVFVAAPLAILSGVRMSSFWPANSARWNKVFPAQAARAMHFPVMIYFVVFIVIHVGLVLATGALRNLNHMYAAQGSTDPSEYAGNWTGLIIFLVSLAVVAAAWVAARPATLAPLARRFGEVTAR from the coding sequence GTGGCGCGGGGCGTCGATAAGCGGAGGCGCTGGGTGTGGATCGCTGCGGTGGTCGCACTGGTGTTGCTTGCACTGGGTGTCTGGGGCGCCCGAGCGTTCCTGGGTACGGAGACGGGCCAGGAGTTCGTGGAGAAGTACCCCGGTTATGCACCGATGCCGGAGAGCGCGCCGGTGGGCATTCCCGCGTGGCTGAACTGGTCGCACTTTTTCAACATGTTCTTGATGGTGCTGATCATCCGGACGGGCATGCAGATCCGCACCGAGCGCCGCCCTGAAGCGTACTGGCGGCCGAAGAAGGGCGGGCGGAAGATCAGTTTGACGCTGTGGTTCCACCAGGTGCTCGATATCTTGTGGGTGGTCAACGGGCTGGTGTTCGGTGTGCTGCTGTTTGTAACGGGGCAGTGGATGCGGATTGTGCCGACCAGCTGGGGTGTTTTCCCGAATGCGGTCTCGGCCGGGCTGCAGTATCTGTCCTTGAACTGGCCCACGGAAAACGGCTGGGTCCACTACAACGGCCTGCAGCAGCTGGCGTACTTCATCACAGTGTTCGTGGCGGCACCGCTGGCGATCCTGTCGGGTGTGCGCATGAGTAGCTTCTGGCCGGCCAACTCGGCCCGATGGAACAAGGTCTTCCCTGCGCAAGCGGCGCGGGCGATGCACTTCCCGGTGATGATCTACTTCGTGGTGTTCATCGTGATTCACGTCGGGCTGGTCTTGGCTACTGGCGCGCTGCGCAACCTCAACCACATGTACGCGGCGCAAGGCTCGACGGACCCGTCGGAGTACGCGGGGAACTGGACGGGCTTGATCATCTTCCTGGTGTCGCTGGCGGTGGTCGCGGCGGCGTGGGTGGCGGCTCGTCCGGCGACGCTTGCACCGCTTGCCCGGCGCTTCGGTGAGGTCACCGCACGCTAG
- a CDS encoding error-prone DNA polymerase, giving the protein MSWSRLERILSGRPGPTPVPVNHTGTPAGAVYAPEGSEAEGGAAPGDGSAGTAPRRAPAVPFAELHAVSTYSFLSDTGGASEPEEIVARAQELGLSAVGLLDRDGFYGAVKFAEAAAEVGMPTVFGAELSLPRDDGGPGDDSVIPLSVIARGPEGYRRLSHLMAAAHMATGEKDKVLYPPLPVIADELAGTCTVLASWQWADRIDDLIEYFGPDRVVREFTATMLPEDADHNEALRAYPHVPAIISAAPGAATRQGARLAGAKRSLARRQAMGVAYCDLHPMGANWLRSGEQLLAMAPGCADMLAATVDLAAECAFTLNLVAPQLPLFPTPDGHDEMSWLRHLVRVRGEERYASRPADVRERACTQIEHELNVIEQLGFPGYFLIVNDIVDFCRESDILCQGRGSAANSAVCFALGITNVEPISAQLLFERFLSPDRDGPPDIDIDIESGRREEAIQYVYRTYGRDNAAQVANVITYRSKGAVRDAARALGYPQGAADAWSKGLSEPPSLVSSLAEQLRGQPRHLGIHSGGMVICDRPIADVVPVEWARMEDRSVVQWDKDDCASAGLVKFDLLGLGMLEALHHMIDLVRETTGREVRLWELPLDDASVYDMLARADAVGVFQVESRAQMNTLPRLKPREFFDLVVEVALIRPGPIQGGSVHPYLRRRDGREPIEFDHPVLEKSLGRTLGIPLFQEQLMQIAVDAAGFTGAEADSLRRAMGSKRSPAKMEALRQRFFDGCRETNGIDSAVADRLWQKIVAFAAYGFPESHSQSFASLVYFSAWFKHYYPAQFCVGLLRAQPMGFYSPQSLIQDARRHGIDVLPVSVNESGCEARCVVDAVSGADPAIRVGMNLIKGLGDKAAERIEAAQPFTGIPDLSRRADLSVEHAEALARAGALDCFGVDRRQALWQAGVAATERDGMLPGLSAISAPALPGMNAFELMAADVAATGVTPGLMPMEMLRGALGATGVVAAADLMSVEDGTRVRIAGVITHRQRPVTAGGVTFMGLEDETGLMNVVIPVGLWNRQKVLARTAKALIIRGIVENATGAVSIIADKFEPLEMGDWLARGARDFH; this is encoded by the coding sequence ATGTCCTGGTCGCGGCTGGAGAGAATCCTCTCCGGCCGCCCCGGGCCTACTCCTGTGCCCGTCAACCACACGGGCACGCCCGCCGGGGCGGTCTATGCGCCAGAGGGATCCGAAGCAGAAGGCGGCGCCGCGCCGGGGGATGGGTCGGCAGGCACCGCGCCCCGCCGTGCACCTGCCGTCCCGTTCGCCGAGCTGCACGCCGTGTCCACCTACAGTTTCCTCAGTGACACCGGCGGTGCGAGCGAGCCGGAAGAGATCGTGGCCCGGGCGCAAGAACTGGGCCTATCGGCAGTCGGCTTGCTGGACCGGGACGGTTTTTACGGCGCCGTCAAATTCGCTGAGGCAGCGGCAGAAGTGGGCATGCCCACAGTCTTCGGTGCGGAGCTGTCGCTCCCGCGCGACGATGGCGGCCCAGGCGATGACTCGGTGATTCCGCTGTCCGTCATCGCCCGCGGCCCCGAAGGCTACCGCCGCCTGTCGCACCTCATGGCCGCCGCCCACATGGCAACGGGGGAGAAAGACAAAGTCCTCTATCCGCCCCTGCCGGTGATTGCCGATGAGCTTGCCGGGACGTGCACCGTCCTGGCCAGCTGGCAGTGGGCGGACCGTATCGATGATTTGATCGAATACTTCGGCCCCGACCGGGTTGTGCGCGAATTCACTGCCACCATGCTCCCCGAAGACGCCGACCATAACGAGGCGTTGCGTGCATACCCGCACGTCCCCGCGATCATCAGTGCGGCACCCGGGGCGGCTACGCGCCAGGGGGCGAGGTTGGCGGGGGCGAAGAGGTCGCTGGCGCGTCGTCAAGCAATGGGCGTTGCGTACTGCGACCTGCACCCAATGGGCGCGAACTGGCTGCGCAGCGGCGAGCAGCTGCTCGCGATGGCACCGGGGTGCGCGGACATGCTTGCAGCCACCGTCGATCTGGCGGCCGAGTGCGCGTTCACACTCAACCTTGTCGCGCCGCAACTGCCGCTCTTTCCCACGCCCGACGGCCACGACGAAATGAGCTGGCTGCGCCATCTCGTGCGTGTCCGCGGCGAGGAGCGCTACGCCTCGCGTCCCGCTGACGTGCGTGAGCGGGCGTGCACACAGATCGAGCACGAACTGAACGTCATCGAGCAGCTGGGGTTTCCGGGCTACTTTCTCATCGTCAACGACATTGTGGACTTCTGCCGCGAGTCCGACATCCTGTGCCAGGGGCGCGGGTCGGCGGCGAACTCGGCGGTCTGCTTCGCCCTGGGGATCACCAATGTGGAGCCGATCTCGGCGCAGCTGCTGTTCGAGCGATTCCTCTCGCCGGACCGCGACGGGCCGCCGGACATTGACATTGATATCGAATCCGGCCGCCGCGAGGAAGCAATCCAGTACGTCTACCGCACCTACGGCCGCGACAACGCCGCGCAGGTGGCCAACGTGATCACGTACCGGTCGAAGGGTGCGGTGCGCGACGCCGCCCGCGCGCTCGGATACCCGCAGGGTGCGGCAGATGCCTGGTCAAAGGGGCTCTCAGAACCGCCGAGTCTTGTCTCTTCGCTAGCCGAGCAATTGCGCGGCCAACCCCGCCACCTGGGCATCCACTCCGGCGGCATGGTCATTTGCGACCGCCCGATTGCCGACGTCGTGCCCGTCGAATGGGCCCGTATGGAGGACCGGTCGGTGGTGCAGTGGGACAAGGACGATTGCGCGTCGGCAGGCTTGGTCAAGTTCGACCTGCTCGGCCTGGGCATGCTCGAGGCGCTGCACCACATGATCGACCTCGTGCGCGAGACCACGGGCCGCGAGGTGCGCTTGTGGGAGCTTCCGCTTGACGACGCTTCCGTGTACGACATGCTCGCCCGCGCCGACGCCGTCGGAGTCTTCCAGGTGGAGTCCCGCGCCCAGATGAACACGCTGCCGCGGCTGAAACCGCGCGAGTTCTTCGACCTGGTGGTGGAGGTCGCCCTGATCCGCCCCGGCCCGATTCAGGGCGGGTCGGTGCACCCGTACCTGCGCCGCCGCGACGGGCGCGAGCCAATCGAGTTCGATCACCCGGTGCTGGAGAAATCCCTCGGCCGGACGCTGGGCATTCCGCTGTTCCAAGAGCAGCTCATGCAAATTGCTGTCGACGCCGCAGGCTTCACCGGCGCCGAAGCCGACTCTCTGCGCCGCGCCATGGGGTCGAAGCGGTCACCGGCGAAGATGGAGGCGCTGCGGCAGCGCTTTTTCGACGGCTGCCGTGAGACGAACGGCATTGACAGCGCCGTCGCCGACCGACTTTGGCAGAAGATCGTCGCGTTCGCCGCCTACGGGTTCCCGGAGTCCCACTCCCAGTCGTTCGCGTCGCTGGTGTACTTCTCCGCCTGGTTCAAGCACTACTACCCGGCGCAGTTCTGCGTCGGTCTGCTGCGCGCGCAGCCGATGGGGTTCTACTCGCCGCAGTCGCTCATCCAGGACGCGCGCCGCCACGGCATTGACGTGCTGCCGGTCAGCGTGAATGAATCTGGGTGCGAAGCGCGCTGCGTTGTGGATGCTGTTTCCGGTGCGGATCCTGCCATCCGGGTAGGCATGAACCTGATCAAGGGGCTGGGCGACAAAGCCGCTGAGCGGATCGAAGCTGCCCAGCCGTTCACTGGCATTCCTGACCTGTCGCGCCGGGCTGACTTGTCGGTCGAGCACGCCGAGGCTTTAGCGCGAGCCGGCGCGCTGGACTGTTTCGGGGTGGACCGCAGGCAAGCACTGTGGCAGGCAGGTGTTGCCGCCACCGAGCGAGACGGGATGCTTCCTGGGCTTTCTGCGATCTCGGCACCGGCACTGCCCGGCATGAACGCCTTCGAGCTCATGGCTGCCGACGTTGCCGCCACCGGTGTCACCCCCGGCTTGATGCCGATGGAGATGCTGCGCGGGGCGCTGGGCGCCACCGGAGTCGTCGCCGCCGCGGACCTCATGAGTGTTGAGGACGGCACCCGCGTGCGCATCGCCGGTGTGATCACCCACAGGCAACGCCCCGTCACCGCCGGTGGGGTGACCTTCATGGGTCTGGAGGACGAAACCGGGCTGATGAACGTGGTCATTCCCGTTGGGCTGTGGAACCGCCAGAAAGTGCTTGCCCGCACCGCCAAAGCACTGATCATTCGCGGCATAGTGGAAAACGCCACCGGCGCGGTGAGCATCATCGCCGACAAATTCGAGCCGCTGGAGATGGGTGACTGGCTCGCCCGCGGGGCGCGTGACTTCCACTAG
- a CDS encoding MetQ/NlpA family ABC transporter substrate-binding protein produces MRFNRIIATAAASVLAATGLVACSDESADNAAGKNNGGDDQVVRIGTTDSDQKAWSVFMELAEKEGITLELTPFTEYPPVNPALAQDQIDINKFQHILYLAEYNASSGDDLKIVGSGEINTLGLFWKDHDSLDDIEGQKVAIPNDPSNQGRAINVLVQADLVKVKDGADTLNPTPADIDKDASKVEVTPVDASQTPTAYNQGDPAVINNTWLGRAGIDASTSVFADDPNSELAEPYINIFAVRADDVDNATYDKLVEIWQSDEVTEALNEDSNGTAVQVEKTKEELDEILKRLEEDFK; encoded by the coding sequence ATGCGCTTCAACCGCATCATCGCGACCGCCGCAGCCTCCGTTCTGGCGGCAACCGGCCTGGTCGCATGCTCTGACGAGTCGGCAGACAACGCAGCCGGCAAGAACAACGGCGGCGACGATCAGGTTGTCCGGATCGGCACCACCGACTCCGACCAGAAGGCTTGGTCTGTCTTCATGGAGCTGGCTGAGAAGGAGGGCATCACCCTCGAGCTCACCCCGTTCACCGAGTACCCGCCGGTCAACCCGGCGCTGGCTCAGGACCAGATCGACATCAACAAGTTCCAGCACATCCTGTACCTGGCTGAGTACAACGCCTCCTCCGGCGACGACCTGAAGATCGTCGGCTCCGGCGAAATCAACACCCTGGGCCTGTTCTGGAAGGACCACGACAGCCTCGACGACATCGAGGGCCAGAAAGTCGCCATCCCGAACGACCCGTCCAACCAGGGCCGCGCCATCAACGTGCTGGTCCAGGCTGACCTGGTCAAGGTCAAGGACGGTGCTGACACGCTGAACCCGACCCCGGCCGACATCGACAAGGATGCCTCCAAGGTTGAGGTCACCCCGGTCGACGCGTCCCAGACCCCGACCGCCTACAACCAGGGCGACCCGGCCGTGATCAACAACACCTGGTTGGGCCGCGCCGGCATCGACGCGTCCACTTCTGTCTTCGCGGACGACCCGAACTCTGAGCTGGCGGAGCCGTACATCAACATCTTCGCTGTCCGCGCAGACGACGTCGACAACGCGACCTACGACAAGCTCGTGGAGATCTGGCAGTCCGACGAGGTCACCGAGGCTCTGAACGAGGACTCCAACGGCACCGCTGTCCAGGTGGAGAAGACCAAGGAGGAGCTCGACGAGATCCTCAAGCGCCTGGAAGAGGACTTCAAGTAA
- a CDS encoding methionine ABC transporter ATP-binding protein: MAPTGTRIEFRNVHKTFRSKKGGADVVALDNVNLTVEPGEILGVIGYSGAGKSTLVRMINGLDTPTSGEILLDGTNIVGMPGKQLRDVRRSIGMIFQQFNLLTSLTAAGNVEYPLKMTDMSKSERAARVQELLEFVGLGERGKNYPEQLSGGQKQRVGIARALATDPSLLLADEATSALDPETTQEVLELLRVINQRTGITIVVITHEMDVIRAIADKVAVMEAGKVVEYGSVYDVFSNPKTHVAQRFVSTSLRNTPSKSEERELLGGDGRLFTVDLSSNSGVFSAAAKLQEQGVGLDVVHGSVTTLQEQSFGKMTVRLTGDNRAIEEFYRRMQETTTIHEITGNTTAEIGEEK, encoded by the coding sequence ATGGCACCCACCGGCACCCGGATTGAGTTCCGGAACGTCCACAAGACGTTCCGCTCCAAGAAAGGCGGGGCGGATGTCGTCGCACTCGACAACGTCAACCTCACCGTTGAACCCGGTGAGATCTTGGGCGTCATCGGATATTCGGGTGCCGGCAAGTCCACCCTCGTGCGCATGATCAACGGGCTGGACACCCCGACTTCCGGTGAGATTCTGCTCGACGGCACCAACATTGTCGGCATGCCTGGCAAGCAGTTGCGCGACGTGCGCCGCAGCATCGGGATGATTTTCCAGCAGTTCAACCTGCTCACCTCGCTCACTGCGGCAGGCAATGTTGAGTACCCGCTGAAGATGACGGACATGAGCAAGTCCGAGCGCGCCGCCCGCGTGCAGGAACTACTCGAGTTCGTCGGCCTGGGTGAGCGCGGCAAGAACTACCCGGAGCAGCTGTCCGGCGGCCAGAAGCAGCGCGTCGGCATTGCCCGTGCGCTTGCCACGGATCCCTCGCTTTTGCTTGCCGACGAGGCCACCTCCGCCCTCGACCCCGAAACCACCCAGGAAGTCCTGGAACTGTTGCGGGTGATCAACCAGCGCACCGGAATCACCATCGTCGTGATCACGCACGAGATGGACGTCATCCGCGCCATCGCGGACAAGGTCGCTGTCATGGAGGCCGGCAAGGTCGTCGAATACGGCTCTGTCTACGACGTGTTTTCTAATCCGAAAACGCACGTGGCGCAGCGGTTTGTGTCGACGTCGTTGCGCAACACTCCGTCGAAAAGCGAAGAGCGCGAACTCTTGGGCGGCGACGGCCGACTGTTCACCGTCGACTTGTCGTCGAACTCCGGGGTCTTCTCCGCGGCCGCGAAGCTGCAGGAGCAGGGCGTGGGGCTCGATGTCGTGCACGGCAGCGTGACCACCCTGCAGGAACAGTCCTTCGGCAAAATGACGGTGCGCCTGACCGGCGACAACCGCGCCATCGAGGAGTTCTACCGCAGAATGCAGGAGACCACCACCATTCACGAAATCACCGGCAACACCACTGCTGAGATTGGGGAGGAGAAGTAA
- a CDS encoding methionine ABC transporter permease: protein MTEQILAQMDWDRLGPTYLQAIQDTLFMVIITMLVGGFFGLIIGMFLYTTRAGGVLENRFVYWTLNILVNFFRPIPFIIMIAMLYSVTLSVVGTTIGRGAATFVMCVTATFTVARIVEQNLVAIDPGVIEAARAMGAGPWRIIRTVIVPEALGPLILGFTFIFIAVIDMSAMAGYIGGGGLGDFAIVYGYRAFEPQVTWLAVITIVVIVQLAQLLGNVLSRKVMRR from the coding sequence ATGACTGAGCAGATCCTCGCCCAAATGGACTGGGACCGCCTGGGCCCCACATACCTCCAGGCCATTCAGGACACGCTGTTCATGGTGATCATCACCATGCTCGTCGGCGGGTTCTTCGGCCTGATCATCGGCATGTTCCTCTACACCACCCGCGCTGGCGGTGTGCTGGAGAACCGGTTTGTCTACTGGACACTGAACATCCTGGTGAACTTCTTCCGCCCTATCCCGTTCATCATCATGATCGCCATGCTTTACTCCGTGACTCTGTCGGTGGTGGGCACGACGATCGGACGCGGGGCAGCCACATTCGTCATGTGCGTGACCGCGACGTTCACCGTGGCACGCATCGTGGAGCAGAACCTCGTCGCCATCGACCCCGGCGTGATTGAAGCAGCCCGCGCGATGGGTGCTGGCCCATGGCGCATCATCCGCACCGTGATCGTCCCGGAGGCACTCGGCCCGCTGATCTTGGGCTTCACCTTCATCTTCATCGCCGTGATCGACATGTCCGCCATGGCCGGCTACATCGGCGGCGGTGGTCTGGGTGACTTCGCCATCGTCTACGGTTACCGCGCGTTTGAGCCGCAGGTGACGTGGCTGGCAGTGATCACCATTGTGGTCATCGTTCAGCTCGCCCAGTTGCTGGGCAACGTGCTGTCGCGGAAGGTCATGCGCCGATAA
- a CDS encoding sucrase ferredoxin, whose translation MPAPRQPMCSDVEVEPLPGTAKTAGTYVLFEHPGPWSHDVLDGGTLGEELTAKLKAHLKKFDASLQLIRHPTREGRDIDKPHLYTVFSDVGITEVHHVDGVEDLLEMDFSAPGLNGGQTRIAPLLLVCTHAKRDRCCAVKGRPLVMELERRYPFRRTGDIVWETSHVKGHRFAPAMLLMPWGYSFGRMNLEATEAMIGAAMRAQYFVPGNRGRGTLSASAQAAEIAVAAHLQNEGEDVAYGQFTLVDETVGDGAATIVFADDTHRGPRQFAVTLTQNEAAGVISSCGDEPKTGTYWGVEKLELIGA comes from the coding sequence ATGCCCGCTCCCCGCCAGCCAATGTGTTCCGATGTCGAAGTCGAACCGCTGCCCGGCACCGCCAAAACGGCGGGGACCTATGTCCTGTTCGAGCACCCTGGCCCCTGGAGCCACGATGTTCTCGACGGTGGAACCTTAGGTGAGGAGCTCACCGCGAAGCTCAAAGCGCACCTGAAGAAATTCGATGCCTCGCTTCAGCTCATCCGTCACCCCACGCGGGAGGGGCGCGACATTGACAAGCCGCACCTGTACACCGTCTTCTCGGATGTCGGAATCACGGAGGTCCACCACGTCGATGGTGTTGAGGACCTTCTGGAGATGGATTTCTCCGCGCCGGGCCTCAACGGTGGGCAGACGCGCATCGCGCCACTGTTGCTGGTGTGCACGCACGCGAAGCGCGACCGCTGCTGCGCTGTGAAGGGACGCCCGTTGGTGATGGAGCTGGAGCGGCGCTATCCGTTCCGCCGCACCGGCGACATCGTGTGGGAGACCTCGCATGTCAAGGGGCACCGTTTCGCCCCGGCAATGCTGCTCATGCCGTGGGGGTACAGCTTCGGGCGGATGAATCTGGAGGCCACGGAAGCGATGATCGGCGCGGCGATGCGCGCGCAGTACTTCGTTCCCGGCAACCGAGGACGCGGAACGTTGTCGGCGTCGGCGCAGGCCGCCGAGATCGCCGTGGCTGCCCACTTGCAGAACGAGGGCGAGGATGTCGCCTACGGCCAGTTCACGCTCGTGGACGAAACCGTTGGCGACGGTGCAGCCACAATCGTGTTTGCCGACGATACGCACCGGGGGCCGCGCCAGTTCGCAGTCACCCTTACGCAAAACGAAGCCGCAGGAGTGATTTCCTCCTGCGGCGACGAACCGAAAACGGGTACGTACTGGGGCGTCGAAAAGCTCGAACTTATCGGCGCATGA